A single window of Zea mays cultivar B73 chromosome 10, Zm-B73-REFERENCE-NAM-5.0, whole genome shotgun sequence DNA harbors:
- the LOC103640855 gene encoding LRR receptor-like serine/threonine-protein kinase GSO2, protein MVVSEQTNKHGSHGRAHPALKILERGRNISSSSSFPSYSSRWRSAGIEEEEGKRRGRKSSGNPRTVRMTVVERRYGPCTSHGSFLLRLLLLPFFFFLCFIDVPPAGAAATTQSPPLDNTQKAIMNDVASLVNSGSANTRWNTAESNPCNWEGITCTSNTSSSAVTRIALSNYGLANSSIFAPLCRLGTLRYLDLSRNFLADLSAPFFASSSSSCSMKEGLQSLNLSTNRLASPLGELAGFPQLQVLDLSFNSFASRNLSAELGYFPKLRSFNTSSNDLNGDVPTSMVGSLEELVLSSNNLSGPIPLRLFEYENLTLLDLSQNNLTGAIPDNFTSLSKLETLLLSGNKLIGEIPSSLSNVTTLSRFAANQNGLTGPIHSWITKHIGMLDLSYNKLNGTIPSDFLSHQGLQSVDLTSNLLNGAIPATLSQSLYRLRLGGNQLGENIPGSVCDTMGLTYLELDDNQLTGVIPSELSKCKNLTLLNLASNRLHGLVPSITGELDKLVVLKLQNNTLTGQVPSTFSELKSLITLNLSKNSLSGAIPSGIFELPKLSNLYLQGNQFSGFIPFSISSSKDLIELNLGDNALTGNIPTMPTTVTTSLLNLSHNLLDGSIPSNINSLGELEILDLSHNALSGAVPSSLWSLQSLTLLDLSYNNLSGSIPRFGPSQTVDIVGNPGLVIVNGTGNNNDTPTTGKKKRHYLVVIIFTIAGTLVGLCVLALIIVMSLSKRVYRVEDEGLPAGESVPQIISGRLITMNSIHTSAVDFVKAIEAVSNHQNIFLKTRFCTYYKAVMPNGSTYSVKKLNSSDKIFQIGSQEKFSHEIEVLGKLTNSNVMVPLAYILTADCAYLIYEHAYNGTVSDLLHGGKSEVIDWPSRYSVALGVAQGLTFLHGCTQPVLLLDLSTRTIHLKSKNEPQIGDIELYKIIDPSRSTGSFSTIAGTVGYIPPEYAYTMRLTMAGNVYSFGVILLELLTGKKSVSNGTELAKWALSLSGRPDEREQILDTRVSGTSIAVHSQMLSVLNIALSCVAFSPDARPKMRNVLRMLFNAK, encoded by the exons ATGGTAGTTTcagaacaaacaaacaaacatggAAGCCATGGGCGAGCACACCCAGCGCTCAAAATCCTAGAGAGGGGGAGGAacatctcttcttcttcttccttccctTCCTACTCGAGCCGGTGGAGGTCAGCGGGgattgaggaggaggaggggaagaGGCGAGGCAGGAAATCAAGCGGGAATCCAAGAACCGTAAGGATGACCGTGGTGGAGAGGAGGTACGGTCCCTGTACCAGCCATGGTTCCTTCCTCctacggctgctgctgctgccgttcttcttcttcctctgcttcatcGATGTGCCGCCGGCCGGCGCCGCCGCCACCACACAGTCGCCTCCACTAGACAACACGCAAAAGGCTATCATGAACGATGTTGCGAGTCTGGTGAACTCCGGATCCGCCAACACCAGGTGGAACACCGCGGAGTCGAATCCGTGCAACTGGGAAGGAATCACCTGCACAAGTAACACTTCTTCCTCGGCCGTGACTCGGATCGCCTTGTCAAACTATGGCCTCGCCAACTCCTCCATCTTTGCTCCCCTCTGCCGTCTTGGCACTCTGCGGTACCTTGACCTTTCCAGAAATTTTTTAGCAGATTTGTCCGCCCCGTTcttcgcctcttcttcttcttcttgctccaTGAAGGAAGGGCTGCAGTCACTTAACCTGAGCACCAACCGGCTGGCTAGCCCGCTCGGTGAGTTGGCCGGCTTCCCCCAGCTACAAGTTCTTGACCTGTCCTTCAATTCCTTTGCCAGCAGAAATCTGAGTGCGGAATTGGGTTATTTCCCCAAGTTAAGGAGCTTCAACACTAGTTCCAATGACTTGAATGGTGATGTTCCTACCAGTATGGTCGGCTCTTTGGAGGAGCTGGTATTGTCTAGTAATAATTTGAGTGGTCCAATTCCTCTGCGTTTGTTTGAATATGAAAATCTTACTCTGCTAGATCTCAGCCAGAATAATCTGACCGGTGCTATTCCAGATAACTTCACGAGTCTCTCCAAGCTTGAGACTTTGCTCCTTTCTGGCAACAAATTGATTGGGGAAATACCATCGAGTCTGTCTAATGTGACAACACTGTCTAGGTTTGCAGCTAACCAGAACGGTTTAACTGGACCCATCCATAGCTGGATTACCAAGCATATAGGGATGTTGGATTTGAGTTACAACAAGCTGAATGGGACAATCCCCTCAGACTTCCTCTCGCATCAGGGGTTGCAGAGTGTTGATCTTACCAGCAACTTGCTTAACGGAGCCATTCCTGCCACCTTGTCTCAAAGCCTCTACCGCTTGAGGCTTGGTGGGAACCAGCTTGGTGAGAACATCCCAGGGTCAGTTTGTGATACCATGGGCTTGACTTATCTTGAGTTGGATGACAACCAATTGACAGGAGTTATACCTTCAGAGCTTAGCAAATGCAAGAACTTGACACTGTTGAATCTGGCATCAAATCGTTTGCATGGTTTAGTGCCCAGTATTACCGGTGAACTTGACAAACTGGTAGTTCTGAAGCTTCAAAATAACACCCTCACTGGACAGGTTCCAAGTACATTTTCTGAATTAAAGAGCCTAATCACATTGAATCTCAGTAAGAATTCACTCAGTGGAGCGATACCAAGCGGAATTTTCGAGTTGCCAAAGCTTTCGAACTTGTATTTGCAGGGTAACCAGTTTAGCGGTTTTATTCCGTTCTCCATCAGTTCATCAAAGGATCTAATCGAGCTCAACCTGGGTGATAATGCTCTGACTGGTAACATCCCAACCATGCCAACCACTGTGACCACATCTCTTCTGAATCTTAGTCATAACCTTCTTGACGGGTCTATTCCTTCAAACATCAACTCTTTAGGTGAACTAGAGATTCTTGATCTTTCTCACAATGCCCTGTCTGGTGCTGTGCCATCTTCACTATGGAGCCTGCAAAGCCTGACACTGCTGGACCTTTCCTATAATAATCTGTCTGGGTCTATTCCTAGATTCGGTCCAAGTCAAACTGTAGATATTGTCGGAAATCCTGGTCTTGTAATTGTAAATGGTACAGGAAACAATAATGACACTCCTACTACTGGTAAGAAAAAGAGGCACTATTTGGTCGTCATCATCTTCACCATTGCCGGTACTCTTGTTGGATTATGTGTGCTTGCTCTTATTATTGTGATGTCATTATCAAAGAGAGTGTATCGTGTTGAAGATGAAGGATTACCAGCTGGAGAATCTGTACCACAAATAATCAGTGGTCGCCTCATAACTATGAACAGCATCCACACCTCTGCAGTTGACTTCGTGAAGGCAATAGAAGCAGTCTCCAACCATCAGAACATCTTTTTGAAGACCAGATTCTGCACCTACTACAAGGCTGTAATGCCTAATGGCTCAACATACTCTGTAAAAAAACTTAATTCTAGTGACAAGATTTTCCAAATTGGGAGCCAGGAGAAGTTTTCTCATGAAATTGAGGTTCTAGGGAAACTGACCAATTCGAATGTCATGGTTCCATTGGCCTACATCTTGACTGCAGATTGTGCCTACCTAATCTATGAGCATGCATACAATGGCACTGTATCTGATTTGCTACATGGTGGAAAATCAGAAGTTATAGACTGGCCGTCACGATATAGCGTTGCTTTGGGGGTGGCCCAAGGGCTGACATTTCTTCATGGGTGCACTCAGCCGGTTTTGCTTCTTGATCTGTCAACAAGGACCATCCACTTGAAGTCAAAAAATGAGCCTCAGATTGGAGATATCGAGCTTTACAAGATTATTGACCCTTCCAGGAGTACGGGAAGCTTTTCAACCATTGCTGGAACAGTTGGTTATATTCCACCAG AATATGCATACACTATGAGGCTGACGATGGCTGGCAACGTCTATAGCTTTGGAGTCATTTTGCTTGAGCTGCTGACAGGAAAAAAATCGGTCAGTAATGGCACTGAGTTAGCCAAGTGGGCTCTCAGTCTTTCAGGCAGGCCTGATGAAAGGGAGCAGATCCTTGACACCAGGGTCTCAGGAACTTCAATTGCTGTTCATAGCCAGATGCTGTCGGTCCTGAACATCGCTCTCTCTTGTGTTGCATTCTCTCCGGACGCTCGGCCAAAGATGCGCAACGTCTTGAGGATGCTCTTCAATGCAAAGTGA